The following proteins are encoded in a genomic region of Natrinema sp. DC36:
- the truA gene encoding tRNA pseudouridine(38-40) synthase TruA, with product MPLRAFRIAYDGTDYHGFQRQPDVPTVEDAIFDALRALEVLAPDADKPDGYAAAGRTDAGVSALAQTIALEAPDWLAPRALNAELPADVRAWAAADAPEGFHATHHANRREYTYHLYAPQSPPVNADTPDRSLDDERFRAACEALSGAHDVHNLTPDDHNTERSPSLEARRDGAYLVVTVSAGGFARELVRRLVSLARDVGAGDAPFAKIDRVLEPDPLPGHEGIAPAPPEPLVLTDVDYPGLEFEIDDAAAESARAVFERRRIDRQTGARVAGQVADGMQ from the coding sequence ATGCCCCTTCGCGCGTTCAGAATCGCTTACGACGGCACGGACTATCACGGCTTCCAGCGCCAGCCCGACGTCCCAACCGTCGAGGACGCGATCTTCGACGCGCTCCGCGCGCTCGAGGTCCTCGCCCCCGACGCCGACAAACCCGACGGCTACGCCGCTGCCGGCCGGACCGACGCGGGCGTCTCCGCGCTCGCCCAGACGATCGCGCTCGAGGCCCCCGATTGGCTCGCACCGCGGGCGCTGAACGCCGAACTTCCCGCGGACGTTCGCGCGTGGGCGGCCGCCGACGCGCCGGAGGGGTTCCACGCGACGCATCACGCGAACCGCCGAGAGTATACCTATCACCTGTATGCACCGCAATCTCCGCCGGTGAACGCCGATACGCCCGATCGCTCTCTCGACGACGAGCGGTTCCGCGCGGCCTGCGAGGCGCTCTCGGGCGCCCACGACGTTCACAACCTGACGCCGGACGACCACAACACCGAGCGCTCGCCCTCGCTCGAGGCCCGGCGTGACGGCGCGTACCTCGTCGTCACGGTCAGTGCGGGCGGCTTCGCCCGCGAACTCGTCCGCCGACTGGTATCGCTGGCTCGCGACGTCGGTGCCGGCGACGCCCCGTTCGCGAAAATCGATCGCGTCCTCGAGCCCGACCCGCTGCCCGGCCACGAGGGAATCGCACCCGCGCCGCCGGAGCCGCTCGTGCTGACCGACGTGGACTACCCCGGCCTCGAGTTCGAGATCGACGACGCGGCGGCCGAGAGCGCTCGAGCGGTGTTCGAGCGTCGGCGAATCGACCGGCAGACCGGGGCTCGAGTGGCGGGGCAGGTGGCCGACGGGATGCAGTGA